The sequence below is a genomic window from Aureispira sp. CCB-E.
CTTTCATCCCAGCTTTTAGCAAATTTAAGATAATACGCTCTACACCATACAAATCTTTCTTGCCCAACAAATTTCGGTACACAGAACGCAAGGTATATGGTAGCAACAATACTTCATCCTGTTCATACAAACAGATAAGTTTTAGTAGCAAAATAGCCGTTCTAAAAATAGGAATTCTCTGGATTTTCTCCAATTTTTCAATAGCAACCAACGCCTTATCATAAGCCCCTTTTACAACGTAAATATGAGCAGAATAGTGCAACAGCAAATGTGCTTGTACATACATATTAGTTACATGTTCATTCTGAGCAACAAACTCTTCTGCTAGTTCTGCATACTCCAACCCTTTTTCATAATTTAGCTGTCCAATACTAGTCTTTAGCAAGGCATTGTATTTAATGCTCGTCAACAAAACATGAACCGTAGACGCTTTGTTTTCTTTAATACACGCATCTATTTTTTCAATAACAAATGGTATATCTTCCCAATTCTCTGTCTCTATGGCATCTATAATAAAATTATTAATAGTAGTAATGTATGAAAATGGTGTTTGCTTTTCTAGCAAAGGGTATTCCTCATGCAATTCCATGCATTTTTTCATTTCATAAAATCCCTTTAGATAAGCTCCTTGTTGTCCGTATAATAGATTTTTTAAAGACAAGAAAGACCACTTTGCCATTGGACTTTTAGCCAAATCCAAAGAACAAAAGATATCTTTATTTAAAATGACTTCATTGCCATCCTTCATTCTAAGATAACGCCCTTTATTCATTTTGTTGCTCATAACATCTACGCGAATCTTATTGTAAAACAGTAGATTGCTAGCGACATCTATTGCCCATTGATTATTTTCTTCATAATTAATCGGCTCACTTTCCAAGACACGATGATGTACAATATGCCCCATCCTCATTTCCCAATCCGCAATAAAAGGAAGCAGTGTTGGATAACTTCCCTCGTAGACCAAATATTTTGTTTTCATCAACAGTTTATAGGCATCTTCATAAATTCCTTTTTTATAAAGCAAAAAAATCTGTTGTAGGTTATTTAAAATTTCAAACTCAGCATCTTGTTGATAGTAATTTTGTAGGACTCGGAGGATGTAGTTGTACAAGTAATTTTTGACGCGACTCCACTGTTTGACAATTGTCGTGTTTTTTAGTTTTTTCTTTAATTTTTCTTCGTCATATACTTCCTGTTTTTCGATTGCATTCAACAGTTTAGCATGGTTGCTTTTTGTTTCTCCTGATTTGTTTATGAATTGTTTTAAATATCTTTTTTCGCTGGTACTTAGAGAGTTTATGAGTTCTAATAAATTGCTTTTGGGTGTAATTGACATGGCAACTAATCTTTTAAAAATCAATTATTTATTTCAATTCTAATTCAATTAGGGATGTAAAGAAACAATAAATATTGGTTATATAAAATATCAAATCAATTATATTTTTGTAGATAAGAAATGGGGTTATCAACAATATACATATAATAGTACTTTCTCTATTATAATAACGTAACGAACTCTTTTTTTGTCTAAAAATTCCATTATTTTATTTTTTAATTAAAACCTGATAAATATGAAATTTAATTTTTTAATTGCATTCTTTAGTGCTTGCTTTTTGACAATTGGTAGTGTATCTGCTCAAACAAATGTCATGTTTAAATTCAAGATCTGGAGAAACTCAGTTTCTGTTGCCAATTATCTTGGAGAATATACAGCATATACGAATGGAACAGATTTTTATGATGTTACATCAGACATGACAAGTCAACTTTGCCCTGGTGACCAACTAGTTATACAAAATCTTTGTTCATTAAATGGCACTCAATTGTCTTTTGATGGGGTAAATAAAAAAGCTACAATAGGCTTAACAAGCAAAATAGGTTGTTCTATTGTAGGTCCACCCGCAAACCCAAACCCATTGACACATATTGCTGATGTCTGTCAAGGTGTTTCTGGCTGTACAACTGCCCCTCAACATTTCAATACTTGGAACTGGGGTACTTATATTACAATCAATTTACCCCCATATTCTTCTACAACAGGAAATACATTTTTGATGTTCTCGTATGGTATCATGGGAACACCTGTTAGTAATTGTGGTTGTGGGCATCGTTACTCGTTTACTAAAATCAACTTAGCACCAAGTACTTCAATTAGTGACTTGACTATTTGCCCTGACGCTTCTGTTACAATTCCGACTACTAGCGGTTTTACCTATAGCAACTGGAGTCCTAATAACCCGAACGTAACTACTCCAACTACCAATACCAATTATACGGTAGACATTACTCATACAGCAACAGGCTGTACAACAACAGATGCTTTTACCATTAGAGTTAACTACCCTGATGCAGAACTATCTATGCCCAACCAATTGTGTTACAACCAAAGTACTCAATTCACAGAAGATGATTATTATGAACTGTATGGCAATTCTACAACTCCTTTATCACTGACAGTCAACGGTGCTGTTATATTTGATGCCAATGCTAATGTGTTTAATTTCCCTTATCTTCTAGATGGTCCTACAACAGGTGCAGGAACCTACACATTTGAATATACCTACTCTAAAAATGGTCTTACCTGCACCAAGACTTATGAGATGATTATTCATCCAGAAATTGTCCTAAATATGCAAAGTGCTTATGCATTCTGTAATAGCAATTTCCAACCCATCTTTGCTACCTCTGGTGGTATTGTAGGACAACCTGGCATTACCTACATCTGGACACAATTTGGCGTTCCATTTTCTGTAGGAACAGGACCTTACTTTACGCCTTCATCTTATGGGACCTACACAGTAAGAGCTTATGATGAGTTTGGCTGTGAAGTTAGACACACGTTTACAGTATACGATCCAGGAGTTGGCATCAAGCACCCTGCTAATATTACCTACTGTTCTTTAACAGAGCGTGGCCCTAGTTACGTTGGTTGGCATAGCGATCCATTTGGACCAATTCGCTATAGCTTCGACTGGACTTATACGGACGAAAACGGAACAACAGTTTCTATTGCCAACTCAGGTCCAGGCTATCAAGTTCCTTACCTTGGACCAGGTACCTACACAGCTGTTGTGAATGCCAATGGATGTACAGAAACCATTAGCATCACCGTAACTGACTTATTGCAAGTTTACAACAACCACGGTAATGCAGCCTTTAGCTTTACGCCTTTGTTTGGAAATCAGGTTTCTTGCCAACCCAATGTTAGCATGTCTGGAGTCAATGATATATGGACAGTTGTTGATGAATTTGGAACTACCATTTCTACGGCTCCTTATGGCTCTGGTATTCGCTTCTCTTATACAACTGGAGTTGAATATACAGTTACATTAAGAAGAGAGTCTCCTAGTCACTGTCAGGTGTTTGTTAATCAATTTACTTGGTTGGACAACTTTAGAAAAGTAAGACGTGAGCAGGTTTCTAACGATAACAACAGCTTGAATTTTGAACCAACAAGTGTTGAAACCTTCCCCAATCCAACAACAGGCTTGGTTAATGTTCAGCTAAAAAATGCTGAAACTTCGGAAACGAGCATTCAAGTTCTCAATACATTGGGGCAAATTGTAATAGAAAAACAAGTTCAAGATACGAATACCATCGAAATTGACTTGAGTAAAGAAATCAGTGGTATGTATATCCTTCACATTGTTAACGGAAATACTCAATTGACAGAAAAAATTATCAAAGAATAATTCCTCTCCAAGAACAAAAACTCATGAAATGTGGAATTTGCCCCAAGTAGCTTTCGCTACTTGGGGCTTTTTTGTACTTTTACTAATACAAAATAGAACATTAAATATTTTTAAATAGGCAAAGTAATACATGAAGAAATTGGCATTTTTTGATTCTGGGTTGGGTGGCTTAACGGTATTGCACGAAGCTTTAAAGCAAATGCCAAACGAGCAGTATATCTATTTTGCAGATTCTGACAATGCGCCTTATGGCATTCAGTCTACTGCTGCGATCAAAACCTTGGTATTTGATGCCGTTGAATTTTTAATGCAACAAGATCTTAAAGCTTTAGTTTTGGCCTGCAATACGGCCACTAGTGTTGTTGTCAAGGATTTGCGCCAACAATATACCATTCCAATCATAGGCATGGAACCAGCTGTCAAACCTGCCATCGAATTGGCCAAACATAAAAAAACACTGATTTGTGCAACAAAAAAAACCTTGGCAGAAAACAAACTTCAGTTGCTCATCGAAAATCTAAATGCTACCGACAAGGTCAAACGTCTTTCACTTCAAGGTTTGGTCACTTTTGCCGAAAACTTTAATTTTAATGGCATTGAGGTTGTTCACTACCTCAACCATTCTTTTCAAAACATCAACTGGGAAGAGTTTGACTCCATTGTATTAGGTTGCACTCATTTTATCTATTTCAAACCAATCATCCAAACGCTTATTCCTTCGCACATTCGTATATTGGATGGCAATGAAGGCACCATCAACCATTTGCGCAGTAAAATTTCTTTAGCCACCACGATGACTACTTTTCCTATAGAGTTTTTTACATCCAAAAAAGCAATGCCAGCTTCACATTTTGCTCCTTGTTTTGACTTACTCAATCAATAACTTATGAAAGTTTTTTTAACAACTCTCCTATTTCTTTTTTTTAGCCTAGAAATAGCAGCTCAATTACCTTTTGAATTGCTCACGACACCTGAAAAAACAGCTTTTGAGAAAACATCTACCTCTGAGGAAGTGGTTGCCTTTGTTGAAGCCATTCAAAAAAGAAGCGATCAAGTCCATACAGAAGTTTTGCTGATAAGCGATAGCGGTCGGTCAGTTCCATTGGTCGTCATGGCTAATCCTGCTGTTAGAACACCAGAAGAAGCAAAAGCCTCTGGAAAACCAATTATCTATTTTCAAGGTAATATTCATGGTGGAGAGGTAGAAGGCAAGGAAGCATTGATGATTTTAATGAGAGAAATCTTATTCGGTGACAAAGCCTATTTGCTCAATAATCAAATTGTTATTTTTGTTCCTAATTATAATCCAGATGGCAATAACAAACTTTCTTCTGAACATCGAAAATCTCAAGAGCATTGTCCTCATCTAGCGGGAAGCCGGCGTAGTGGTGGGGATTGGGATTTGAATCGAGATGGAATAAAAATGGACGCGGTAGAAACCAAAGGATTGATGAAAAATTTAATTCTAAAATGGGACCCTGATGTTTTTGTCGATATGCACACAACCAATGGGGTTTGGCATGGCAATGAACTAACCTATGCGCATAGTTATCATTACGCAGGTCATCCTGCTACCTCTGATTATACTAAGGATATCATGTTGCCTAAAATCAAAAAAAATGTCCTAGATAAATACGATTTGCATTTTGATATCTATGGCGGTTATTCATTGGCGGAAGGTTGGCCTCCTAAAAAATTCTACACCTATAATCACCACCCTCGTTATCTGGTCAATCAGTTCGGTTTGCGTAACAAAATGGCCATTCTTAGTGAAACATTTGCACATGACAAATTTTATCATCGTATTAATTCTGCTCATAAGTTTGCCTTAGAAATACTTGAATATACTAGTTTGCATGGACGACAAATTATGACCATTAATAAAAAAAGCGCCACTGAAACCATCCATAAAATAAAAACCCAAGCAGGTACTTACAAAAATGGCGTTCGTTTTAAGATGGTACCAACAACAAAGCCGTTTCAGTTGAGAACTTATGAATACCTTCCTTATACCGATAGTACAGGAAAAACAAAATACGCACGTACTGCTAATAGAATTGATGTTCCTAATGTTACCAATTATAGCGCTTTTGAAGCCACTGTTACTTCTACTGTTCCTAGAGGTTATATTCTCCCTGCCGAATTAAAAAACATTGTAGAGCATTTGCGAGCACATGGTATCGTAGTAGAAGAACTGACACAAAAAACTAGCTTTTCTGGTGAAGTTTTTACGATTGAACAATTAGATGTAAATAAAAAACCTTTTGAACGACATAATATGGTCACTTTAAAAGGAAACTTTGCGCCTGCGAATAAATCGTTCCCAAAAGGTTCTTATAAAGTTGACCTTGCTCAACCTTTGGCCAACTTAATTTTTTACTTATTAGAGCCTCAATCTGACGATGGTTTGGTTACTTGGAATTTCTTTGACAAAGTGCTTTACCAACTTGGCGTAAATAATCAACCGATAGAGTATCCTGTTTTCAAATATTGGTAATCTACAATCCTCCAAGAAGTGTCCCCCTTTGCCTTGCACAAAAACTTTAGTAATTGTTTTCCACCTAAAAACTAAAATATAACACATGATTAACTTACCACAAAAAATCCAAGAGAATTTATTGCCCAATCAAATTCCTAATATTACCAATTGGTGGGATGAATTAAGTTTGGAAGAACAGCAAATTATATCCGTTCTATATAATGAAACAGACTTGGAAGAAGGTGTTTCAATAGAGCTTTGTGGGGAATTTATAGACGAAGAGGATGATTTTGAAAATGAGTTTTGGACGATTGGTGGTTTGTACCAATACTTGGTTAATCATGAGATTTATTTAAAAGACTTTTCCATTCATGTTGGAGGAGTTTGTTCTGCGCATCAACAAGCTATAGCAGTAGGTCAAAAGGGAATAATTCCAGCTCACTTTCATTGTCCTCTTCAAAACAAAGCTTGTCCGATGCTACAACTTTTAAAGTTTTCACCTAATCAATCTCTCAAACTATCCGCAAAGCTAACCAAACATATAGTCTCATAGTTCTTGCGTTGTAAACACAAATTGCTATTCTCTGTTACAATAGTTCGTTGAAACCACGAAGTAGCAGCGTAGCTAACTACTACTGTTAAAAAAGTTGCTCTATTTAACGTTACAACACGATTACTTCTTTTTTAGGCAAGATACTTGTACCTAATTAAGCGGTATATCCTCATTATAAATAGACTATTTTAGTAAAAAACCTAATAACAACAGTCATCTCCACTGCGACTAGATGGATGCTGCTTGTTTTTTGGGGAAATAATTACTTCTATACATTCTTTTTTTTGTAAATTTACTGGGATAACTTGTCCTATGTTACCATCTTATAACTCCCTATAAATGAATCACTATAAAGTCTGTATCATTCTTTTTTGTTGCCTATACAATGTTATTGGTACAGCACAAACTTTGTCCAAATCATTAGACTTGCTGTTTGACAAAGGCAAATTGTTGTATGAACAACAAAAGTATGCAGAGGCCACAGAAACATTTAATCAGTTAATTGATAAAGGTGTCGCACAAAAGAACAATCATTTACTTACAAAGATTTATTACAAGTTAGGAGTCTTTTACGACAACAAAAAAAATCACAATAAGTCATTAGATTGTTTATTTAAGGGGACTAATATTATTAAAAATAAATTGAATCGAACTCGATCCAATATTATTATTTCGGGCATTGACTCTAACGAAAAAAAACACTCCTATCCTCCACAAGAAGCTGAAATAATTGCCAACTTATACAATAGAATTGGTGGTGTTTATTTTAATCAAGAAGCGTATATCAAAGCCGAAAAATACTGGGAGATTGCTCGTGAAATTGCAGAAAACAATCAACAAATTAAGCCTCTTTCTAGTATTCTAAACAATTTGGGAGAGATAAAGCGGCTTCAAGGGGATTGGCAAAATGCCTTGCCTTTTTACAAAAAAGCACTTGACATAAAAATGTCTATCCAAGATTCGTTGGGAATGATTATCAATCTATCTAATATTGGAGCAATCTATACTCTATTAAATCAGAATGATTCTGCTAAATTATTTTACGATCAAAGTTATCACATAGCGCAAATAACAAACAATCCTAAAATGCTTATGTTGTGCTACACCAACTATGCTAGTTATAACAAATCAAGAAATAAGGTACATGAAGCTGCTCTATGGAGCAAAAAAAACATAACTATCGCTCAAGATTTAGGGGATTTAAATACCTTACT
It includes:
- a CDS encoding T9SS type A sorting domain-containing protein produces the protein MKFNFLIAFFSACFLTIGSVSAQTNVMFKFKIWRNSVSVANYLGEYTAYTNGTDFYDVTSDMTSQLCPGDQLVIQNLCSLNGTQLSFDGVNKKATIGLTSKIGCSIVGPPANPNPLTHIADVCQGVSGCTTAPQHFNTWNWGTYITINLPPYSSTTGNTFLMFSYGIMGTPVSNCGCGHRYSFTKINLAPSTSISDLTICPDASVTIPTTSGFTYSNWSPNNPNVTTPTTNTNYTVDITHTATGCTTTDAFTIRVNYPDAELSMPNQLCYNQSTQFTEDDYYELYGNSTTPLSLTVNGAVIFDANANVFNFPYLLDGPTTGAGTYTFEYTYSKNGLTCTKTYEMIIHPEIVLNMQSAYAFCNSNFQPIFATSGGIVGQPGITYIWTQFGVPFSVGTGPYFTPSSYGTYTVRAYDEFGCEVRHTFTVYDPGVGIKHPANITYCSLTERGPSYVGWHSDPFGPIRYSFDWTYTDENGTTVSIANSGPGYQVPYLGPGTYTAVVNANGCTETISITVTDLLQVYNNHGNAAFSFTPLFGNQVSCQPNVSMSGVNDIWTVVDEFGTTISTAPYGSGIRFSYTTGVEYTVTLRRESPSHCQVFVNQFTWLDNFRKVRREQVSNDNNSLNFEPTSVETFPNPTTGLVNVQLKNAETSETSIQVLNTLGQIVIEKQVQDTNTIEIDLSKEISGMYILHIVNGNTQLTEKIIKE
- the murI gene encoding glutamate racemase, producing the protein MKKLAFFDSGLGGLTVLHEALKQMPNEQYIYFADSDNAPYGIQSTAAIKTLVFDAVEFLMQQDLKALVLACNTATSVVVKDLRQQYTIPIIGMEPAVKPAIELAKHKKTLICATKKTLAENKLQLLIENLNATDKVKRLSLQGLVTFAENFNFNGIEVVHYLNHSFQNINWEEFDSIVLGCTHFIYFKPIIQTLIPSHIRILDGNEGTINHLRSKISLATTMTTFPIEFFTSKKAMPASHFAPCFDLLNQ
- a CDS encoding M14 family metallopeptidase codes for the protein MKVFLTTLLFLFFSLEIAAQLPFELLTTPEKTAFEKTSTSEEVVAFVEAIQKRSDQVHTEVLLISDSGRSVPLVVMANPAVRTPEEAKASGKPIIYFQGNIHGGEVEGKEALMILMREILFGDKAYLLNNQIVIFVPNYNPDGNNKLSSEHRKSQEHCPHLAGSRRSGGDWDLNRDGIKMDAVETKGLMKNLILKWDPDVFVDMHTTNGVWHGNELTYAHSYHYAGHPATSDYTKDIMLPKIKKNVLDKYDLHFDIYGGYSLAEGWPPKKFYTYNHHPRYLVNQFGLRNKMAILSETFAHDKFYHRINSAHKFALEILEYTSLHGRQIMTINKKSATETIHKIKTQAGTYKNGVRFKMVPTTKPFQLRTYEYLPYTDSTGKTKYARTANRIDVPNVTNYSAFEATVTSTVPRGYILPAELKNIVEHLRAHGIVVEELTQKTSFSGEVFTIEQLDVNKKPFERHNMVTLKGNFAPANKSFPKGSYKVDLAQPLANLIFYLLEPQSDDGLVTWNFFDKVLYQLGVNNQPIEYPVFKYW